The following proteins are co-located in the Dromiciops gliroides isolate mDroGli1 chromosome 2, mDroGli1.pri, whole genome shotgun sequence genome:
- the C2H16orf46 gene encoding uncharacterized protein C16orf46 homolog — translation MMNFCQKNKMDSSNGNEIYKTEESQLKCTNPDEKREKNHVYCLLEISDNILEQEQNIRSKEFFIGTGWEEAVQGWGMASPTACIWPRKKCKKPRAGECVSSCLLCLNMLQVADKNMVPEPKSFAEQAKPEMKPQGSTPVSVMTGKEEVSPPSQDIANCTESLSKEIGKTCFPPPSQGERKSLQVKEFVWHPEKWFAPDSFKDVKRPENAGVHLDKDSTALESLTSKSLLVLPPLKASSKNNLDVIVKKSKGIFTHSEEKMPSSDKAENVSSIYGNKTFDHKGEKRIVETIRGSMDKHLKLNDVPSLSPQITRTLFPEPERCCLHWSFLPEKDLAANPNSVNSKKFSHLATLRLMEKQGMQNGKVKIRNELRPPVNIRKRNFLEAKRESRSKTVEAKVFSGPMLPSLTVNRVVIPMLPHRLL, via the exons ATGATGAATTTctgtcaaaaaaataaaatggattcatcaaatggaaatgaaatttaCAAGACAGAAGAAAGCCAACTCAAATGTACTAATccagatgaaaaaagagaaaagaatcatgTTTATTGTCTTCTTGAGATAAGTGACAATATACTTGAGCAAGAGCAAAATATAAGATCCAAGGAGTTTTTTATTGGCACCGGATGGGAGGAAGCA GTACAAGGCTGGGGTATGGCTTCTCCAACTGCCTGCATTTGGccaagaaagaaatgcaaaaaaccaAGGGCAGGAGAATGTGTTAGCAGCTGCTTGCTTTGTTTAAATATGTTACAAGTCGCTGACAAAAACATGGTGCCTGAGCCTAAGTCTTTTGCTGAGCAAGCCAAGCCTGAGATGAAACCGCAAGGCAGCACACCGGTCTCTGTGATGACAGGAAAGGAAGAGGTCAGTCCCCCGAGCCAGGACATAGCCAACTGCACAGAAAGTCTGTCCAAGGAAATTGGAAAAACTTGCTTCCCACCCCCTAGTCAGGGGGAACGGAAGAGCCTGCAAGTAAAGGAGTTTGTTTGGCACCCAGAGAAATGGTTTGCACCAGACAGTTTCAAGGATGTTAAAAGGCCAGAAAATGCTGGTGTCCACTTGGACAAAGATAGCACTGCTTTGGAGTCTCTGACTTCCAAGTCTCTTTTAGTTCTGCCTCCCCTCAAAGCATCTTCCAAAAATAACCTGGATGTCATTGTAAAGAAGAGTAAAGGCATTTTCACTCATTCGGAAGAGAAAATGCCCAGTTCAGATAAAGCTGAGAATGTTTCTTCTATTTATGGAAACAAGACTTTTGAtcacaaaggagaaaagagaattgtTGAAACAATAAGGGGTTCCATGGACAAGCATCTTAAGTTAAATGatgtcccttctctttctccacaaATTACAAGGACTTTATTTCCTGAGCCTGAGCGATGCTGTTTACATTGGTCCTTCCTGCCGGAGAAAGATTTGGCAGCCAACCCTAATTCAGTTAATTCCAAAAAGTTTAGCCATCTCGCTACCTTGCGGCTTATGGAAAAACAGGGAATGCAGAATGGTAAAGTCAAAATCAGAAATGAGTTAAGACCTCCTGTTAATATCAGAAAGCGAAATTTCCTTGAGGCCAAGCGAGAAAGCCGGTCTAAAACTGTGGAGGCCAAGGTTTTTTCAGGTCCTATGTTGCCATCTCTAACTGTGAACAGAGTTGTAATCCCCATGTTGCCTCATAGACTCCTATAA